A stretch of Primulina tabacum isolate GXHZ01 chromosome 13, ASM2559414v2, whole genome shotgun sequence DNA encodes these proteins:
- the LOC142522654 gene encoding delta(7)-sterol-C5(6)-desaturase — translation MEEDYLKLFVEETSWYNDIVLGSMLPEKWSSALPHFYRGWLRNYIGGTLLYFISGILWCFYIYHLKRNVYVPKDAIPSKKAMLLQIGVAMKAMPWYCALPTISEYMIEHGWTKCYSRISDIGWIPYLYYMIIYLVIVEFGIYWMHRELHDIKPLYKYLHATHHIYNKQNTLSPFAGLAFHPLDGILQAVPHVIALFLIPVHFTTHIALLFIEAIWTANIHDCIHGKLWPVMGAGYHTIHHTTYRHNYGHYTIWMDWMFGTLRDPMEDEAKKI, via the exons ATGGAGGAAGATTACTTGAAGTTATTCGTGGAGGAAACTTCATGGTACAATGACATCGTATTGGGTTCGATGCTTCCGGAGAAGTGGTCCTCTGCACTCCCTCACTTCTACAGAGGGTGGCTACGGAACTACATTGGAGGCACTTTGCTTTATTTTATCTCTGGAATTTTGTGGTGTTTCTATATCTACCACTTGAAGCGCAATGTTTATGTTCCTAAAG ATGCCATTCCTTCGAAAAAAGCCATGCTTTTGCAGATAGGAGTTGCCATGAAAGCCATGCCATGGTACTGTGCTCTTCCGACAATATCTGAATACATGATTGAACATGGATGGACAAAGTGTTATTCGAGGATAAGTGACATTGGTTGGATTCCTTACCTTTACTATATGATTATCTATCTAGTAATCGTGGAGTTTGGGATTTATTGGATGCACAGGGAGTTACATGACATAAAACCGCTCTATAAGTATCTTCATGCCACTCATCACATTTATAACAAGCAAAATACACTTTCTCCCTTTGCTG GTCTGGCTTTCCACCCGCTCGATGGGATATTACAGGCGGTACCTCACGTCATAGCTCTCTTTTTAATACCAGTGCATTTCACAACACACATAGCACTTTTATTCATCGAGGCCATATGGACTGCAAATATTCATGACTGCATACATGGGAAATTATGGCCTGTGATGGGCGCAGGGTACCACACAATTCATCACACCACTTATCGTCACAACTATGGCCACTACACGATATGGATGGACTGGATGTTCGGAACTCTTCGTGATCCAATGGAAGATGAGGCCAAGAAAATCTAA
- the LOC142522914 gene encoding uncharacterized protein LOC142522914 → MATFQKFKLLVAAQCAVAGSPNRSPTTSPVIHLRRKKTLRMLLGGRTLPDEASPDSDEGISPEMELSARHKLKDLFRSSPPEFVERASENHVLERLLTTSTVSDGGVRGTGYRPLSSTFRQRLMRRAWRPALVAIPEQYEH, encoded by the coding sequence atggcCACTTTTCAGAAATTCAAGCTCTTAGTAGCGGCACAGTGTGCGGTTGCTGGGAGCCCCAATAGAAGCCCAACCACCAGCCCAGTAATCCACCTCCGAAGGAAGAAAACCCTTCGAATGCTGCTCGGTGGGAGAACCCTTCCGGATGAGGCTTCTCCTGATAGTGATGAAGGGATCTCGCCGGAGATGGAGTTGTCCGCCAGGCACAAGCTCAAGGATTTATTCAGGTCATCACCGCCGGAATTCGTAGAGAGGGCCTCGGAGAATCATGTTCTGGAAAGGTTGTTGACGACCAGCACCGTTTCCGACGGCGGCGTCAGGGGGACTGGGTACCGGCCGCTTTCGTCCACGTTTCGGCAGCGGTTGATGAGGAGAGCGTGGCGGCCGGCGCTCGTCGCCATACCTGAGCAGTACGAACATTAA
- the LOC142523036 gene encoding LEAF RUST 10 DISEASE-RESISTANCE LOCUS RECEPTOR-LIKE PROTEIN KINASE-like 1.4, producing MNADHWISRFLRLVLAVKLFVIIFQAPSGSSDPQKLYKSCSNTFNCGSTINGIGYPFRDIQDPPYCGHPSFILSCDPQSNVTRINLIDTIMYQVLEINQTAQIMRVVRDDIVVETCPEQMVNTTLDYTVFDYASMYTNYTFLYGCPAWKYPGLNPLSCWSGGLIDGDLINVYLLPGNLGPGKCNASVVVPGPGKGDVGNGNSTGLVDVLRVGFEIKWELDSKACLACTESNGRCGFNFENNQTDCICSGPPYLADTCKIFANESAPIPESSPPPFPGNSSSKKMGLIIGLALTGSLLTCFGSGFFIFCCKQRRKKQIATTNVDKMSKHIAALSLSKGPLFPSSMNFSKSIPSYPSLKSELGRGSTYFGAHVFAYAELEEATNNFDPSRELGDGGFGTVYYGVLADGRAVAVKRLYENNVRRVEQFMNEVEILTRLRHENLVMLYGCTSRRSRELILVYEYIQNGTVADHLHGKRAKSGLLSWPLRLRIAIETAEALTYLHKADIIHRDVKTNNVLLDHDFHVKVADFGLSRLFPTDVTHVSTAPQGTPGYVDPEYYQCYQLTEKSDVYSLGVMLVELISSLQAVDTNRHRQDINLSNMAINKIQDRTLHELVDPNLGFDTNSTVRRMVTSVAELAFRCLQHESHVRPSMEDVLEVLRGIQKEDLNVNKAEVVDILVDEDARLLNVIVDPLSPESVAANKWGSSSSTPNSSG from the exons ATGAACGCTGATCACTGGATTTCTAGGTTCCTTCGTCTTGTATTAGCAGTAAAATTATTTGTTATAATATTCCAAGCCCCCAGTGGATCTAGCGATCCCCAAAAGCTCTACAAGTCATGCAGCAACACTTTCAACTGTGGCAGTACAATCAACGGAATCGGCTACCCTTTCCGGGATATTCAAGATCCTCCCTACTGCGGCCACCCGAGTTTCATCCTCAGCTGTGATCCCCAAAGCAACGTAACAAGAATCAACCTCATAGACACAATCATGTATCAGGTTCTGGAAATAAATCAAACCGCTCAAATCATGAGAGTCGTGAGAGACGACATCGTGGTGGAAACTTGCCCAGAACAGATGGTCAACACCACTTTAGACTACACCGTCTTTGATTATGCATCCATGTATACAAACTACACGTTCTTGTATGGTTGCCCGGCCTGGAAATATCCAGGTTTGAACCCTCTTTCTTGTTGGAGCGGTGGGTTGATTGACGGTGATTTAATAAACGTGTATCTGTTGCCCGGAAACCTGGGCCCTggaaagtgtaatgctagcgtCGTAGTTCCAGGGCCTGGAAAGGGGGACGTTGGGAATGGGAATTCAACAGGTTTGGTTGATGTACTCCGAGTGGGATTTGAGATTAAGTGGGAACTTGATAGCAAAGCTTGTCTTGCGTGTACTGAATCTAATGGAAGATGTGGattcaatttcgaaaataatcaAACGGACTGCATTTGCTCTGGTCCTCCATATCTGGCCGACACTTGCAAAATATTTGCTAATGAATCGGCCCCTATTCCCGAATCGTCTCCGCCCCCGTTTCCGG GAAATAGCTCTTCGAAGAAAATGGGATTGATTATTG GTCTGGCCCTAACTGGTTCACTTCTTACTTGTTTTGGTTCcggattttttattttctgctgTAAACAGAGGCGTAAAAAGCAGATTGCGACCACAAATGTTGACAAAATGAGCAAGCATATTGCCGCCCTTTCCCTGAGCAAAGGTCCGTTATTTCCCAGTTCGATGAATTTCAGTAAAAGCATCCCTTCATATCCATCTTTGAAATCTGAACTGGGTCGGGGAAGCACATATTTCGGGGCACATGTTTTCGCCTATGCTGAACTGGAAGAAGCTACAAATAACTTTGATCCTTCTAGGGAACTTGGAGATGGTGGATTCGGCACTGTATATTATG GGGTGCTAGCTGATGGTCGTGCTGTTGCAGTTAAGCGTTTATATGAAAACAATGTCAGACGAGTGGAGCAATTCATGAATGAAGTCGAAATTCTGACCCGCTTGAGGCACGAAAACCTTGTGATGCTTTATGGATGCACGTCCAGGCGCAGCCGAGAGCTAATACTAGTGTATGAGTACATCCAAAATGGAACAGTGGCTGATCATCTTCATGGGAAACGAGCAAAATCAGGCTTGCTATCTTGGCCACTTCGGCTGAGAATAGCCATTGAAACTGCTGAAGCGCTCACGTATCTTCACAAAGCTGACATCATCCATCGTGATGTTAAAACCAACAACGTTCTTCTAGACCATGATTTTCACGTAAAAGTTGCTGATTTTGGGCTGTCAAGATTGTTTCCCACGGATGTCACCCATGTATCGACGGCCCCACAGGGAACTCCTGGCTATGTCGATCCCGAGTACTACCAGTGTTACCAACTCACGGAAAAAAGTGACGTGTATAGCCTTGGGGTGATGTTAGTCGAGCTTATATCATCTTTACAGGCCGTGGACACAAACAGACACCGACAAGATATCAATTTATCAAACATGGCTATCAACAAGATCCAGGACCGAACGTTGCATGAGTTGGTGGATCCAAATCTTGGTTTTGACACGAATAGTACAGTGCGAAGAATGGTTACATCGGTCGCGGAATTAGCTTTTCGATGCTTGCAACACGAAAGTCATGTGAGACCCTCTATGGAAGATGTTCTTGAGGTTCTCAGAGGGATTCAGAAAGAGGATCTGAATGTAAACAAGGCAGAAGTAGTCGACATTTTGGTGGATGAAGATGCTAGACTGCTCAACGTCATAGTGGACCCTCTATCGCCGGAGTCGGTTGCTGCCAACAAATGGGGAAGTAGCAGCTCTACACCTAATTCTAGTGGCTGA